One Bacteroidota bacterium genomic window carries:
- a CDS encoding 6-phosphofructokinase, whose product MSKDTGQKRVAIMVGAGYIPGINAVVAGASLAAGKLGWELVGIRDGFEGILHPEKYPDSGLFDIDPRVLNLDPNTSSVLGQSARIDPFNVRTINDLEMVEEVDMSDELLKKIKAAKIDAVISIVGGRGLTILYQLHKKGLNTICVPRSIENEIASTSVSFGFNTALTFTIDMLDRARLAARAAHKIAVVEVQGEEAGWIALQAGIAVAADAVLIPEIPVDLAQVATHLKNKMENKKSWGLVVVAQGARIINKPKNTEPVSSLKASLSPLATSDSNSEFVIHKSGQAAQAVAEGLQLRIAEETFPMVIGPWVRGGSPSAVDRQLGIAYGASAIQALETGNNGVMVSFVPPEVKFIPLAEAINKVRTIPAESMFFKVADSLGIYVGNKEA is encoded by the coding sequence ATGAGTAAAGATACTGGACAAAAACGCGTTGCTATTATGGTAGGCGCCGGTTATATTCCCGGAATAAATGCCGTAGTTGCAGGTGCTTCGCTTGCTGCCGGCAAATTGGGATGGGAGTTGGTAGGCATACGCGATGGGTTTGAAGGCATCCTTCATCCCGAAAAGTACCCCGACAGCGGACTATTTGATATCGATCCACGGGTATTGAATTTAGATCCGAACACAAGCAGCGTACTTGGCCAGTCAGCCAGGATTGATCCGTTTAATGTCCGCACCATCAATGACCTGGAAATGGTTGAGGAAGTGGACATGTCGGATGAGTTGCTTAAAAAAATAAAAGCTGCAAAGATCGATGCAGTGATTTCAATTGTTGGCGGAAGGGGACTGACCATTCTTTACCAACTACACAAAAAAGGGTTAAACACCATTTGTGTCCCCCGTTCCATCGAAAACGAAATTGCTTCCACTTCGGTGTCATTCGGGTTTAATACCGCACTAACATTTACAATTGATATGCTCGACCGGGCCCGTTTAGCGGCAAGGGCTGCCCATAAAATTGCTGTTGTTGAAGTTCAGGGCGAAGAAGCCGGCTGGATTGCTTTACAGGCCGGTATTGCTGTTGCTGCAGATGCAGTGCTGATTCCTGAAATTCCGGTGGATTTAGCACAGGTTGCAACACACCTGAAGAACAAAATGGAAAATAAAAAATCATGGGGTTTGGTTGTTGTGGCGCAAGGTGCAAGAATTATCAATAAGCCTAAAAATACAGAACCCGTTTCCTCACTTAAAGCTTCTTTATCGCCTCTGGCAACAAGCGATTCCAATAGTGAATTTGTAATCCATAAGTCAGGGCAGGCTGCACAGGCTGTGGCTGAAGGTTTGCAACTAAGGATAGCCGAAGAAACTTTTCCAATGGTAATTGGCCCCTGGGTAAGAGGTGGTTCGCCATCTGCTGTCGACCGCCAATTGGGCATAGCATACGGTGCAAGCGCTATTCAGGCACTCGAAACCGGAAATAATGGCGTAATGGTATCGTTTGTTCCGCCCGAAGTTAAGTTTATTCCGCTAGCTGAGGCTATTAATAAAGTAAGGACAATACCTGCTGAAAGTATGTTTTTTAAGGTAGCCGATTCATTGGGTATTTACGTTGGAAATAAGGAGGCATGA
- a CDS encoding glycyl-radical enzyme activating protein produces MANQTNNILDITGRVLNIQRYCSHDGPGTRTNVFIKGCSLRCKWCGNPESIRLKPEVSYDPKKCKGKECSICLKAPFPEGGFYFVEGDDTKVKVNWQLAASVTEEIAALCPTGALEMYGKIMTVGEVMDIVEKDASMYRNTGGGMTISGGEVMLQPDFAAALLQEAHNRGINTAIETACNAPWANLEKVLPHVDTMLHDIKLMDSERHKKWTGVGNERILANFKKAYETFPDIDFIARTPLIPGVNCDDEHILGVLEFIKPHKNVIDYELLPYHRFGLGKYESLGVVYELDDYKTPSDDVLKRFQAMIDKAFGREAQEK; encoded by the coding sequence ATGGCAAATCAAACAAATAATATATTGGATATAACAGGCAGGGTGTTGAATATCCAGCGGTATTGCAGCCACGATGGCCCCGGCACGCGCACAAATGTTTTCATAAAAGGTTGTTCCCTGCGATGCAAATGGTGCGGAAATCCCGAAAGTATCAGGCTGAAACCCGAAGTTTCGTACGATCCTAAAAAATGTAAAGGCAAGGAATGCAGCATTTGCCTGAAAGCACCCTTCCCCGAAGGTGGTTTTTATTTTGTGGAAGGAGACGACACAAAGGTGAAAGTGAACTGGCAGTTAGCTGCAAGCGTTACCGAAGAAATTGCAGCCCTATGCCCAACAGGTGCCCTGGAGATGTATGGCAAGATAATGACAGTTGGCGAAGTAATGGACATCGTGGAAAAAGATGCATCAATGTATCGAAATACAGGTGGAGGTATGACCATCAGTGGTGGCGAAGTGATGTTGCAACCCGACTTTGCTGCAGCTTTATTGCAGGAAGCTCACAACAGGGGCATCAACACAGCCATAGAAACTGCATGCAATGCACCCTGGGCGAATCTTGAAAAAGTATTGCCCCATGTTGATACCATGTTGCATGATATTAAACTCATGGATTCTGAAAGGCATAAAAAATGGACAGGGGTTGGAAACGAACGGATTTTGGCAAACTTCAAAAAAGCTTACGAAACATTTCCTGATATTGATTTTATTGCCCGTACACCACTTATTCCGGGAGTTAATTGCGACGATGAACATATCCTGGGCGTTCTGGAATTCATTAAACCACATAAAAACGTAATTGATTATGAGCTTTTGCCTTATCATCGTTTTGGACTTGGCAAATATGAGTCGCTGGGTGTAGTGTACGAACTCGACGATTACAAAACCCCATCGGACGATGTGCTTAAACGCTTTCAGGCCATGATTGACAAGGCATTTGGACGTGAGGCTCAAGAGAAATAG
- a CDS encoding 4Fe-4S binding protein yields MKNSNYRAIVIENNCFGSGDCIKICKVNAIVEGPKRIPMMCGAVELLPGKAFINSEICNGCGECISVCPNQALELVAV; encoded by the coding sequence ATGAAGAATTCAAATTATCGTGCAATAGTCATCGAAAATAATTGCTTTGGAAGTGGCGATTGTATAAAAATTTGCAAGGTAAATGCCATTGTAGAAGGACCAAAACGGATTCCGATGATGTGTGGTGCTGTTGAATTACTTCCGGGGAAAGCCTTTATAAATTCCGAAATCTGTAATGGTTGCGGTGAATGCATTTCGGTGTGTCCGAACCAGGCACTGGAATTGGTGGCAGTTTAA
- a CDS encoding bile acid:sodium symporter, whose amino-acid sequence MNLEEINKIVVFIFTVSNLAALGLEMKPADAVKTLKNPVFIILTVVWGWVIGPLLGLVIVKLLPLSASHAAGLILISLAPMTPAYPVMVGKARGDMSAAGAFTIIAMFGTVLFLPLMVPWLIKGMSVSIVALAKPLLIFILLPLLIGLSIRIYAAHFADKILPFIKKTGGLFLLLCAALTTWIYWPEMLATLGSFAIGALLLFLIILTVLSYKFGFGLNQGQRTAMSLGMCTRNISAAFVAYFGITNPDPGVLVIIVLLIPITIIVGFAAAGVFARQVAAG is encoded by the coding sequence ATGAATCTGGAAGAAATCAACAAAATAGTAGTATTTATTTTTACGGTATCGAATCTGGCAGCATTGGGTTTGGAAATGAAACCCGCAGATGCTGTTAAAACGCTTAAAAATCCTGTCTTTATAATACTCACTGTTGTTTGGGGATGGGTAATCGGCCCCTTACTGGGGTTAGTTATTGTCAAGTTGTTACCCTTATCGGCTTCACATGCTGCCGGATTAATTCTTATCAGCCTTGCTCCCATGACCCCGGCTTACCCTGTGATGGTTGGCAAAGCACGGGGTGATATGTCGGCTGCTGGCGCATTTACGATTATCGCCATGTTTGGTACGGTACTATTTCTGCCGTTAATGGTTCCGTGGCTGATAAAAGGTATGTCTGTGAGTATTGTTGCGCTTGCTAAACCGCTTTTGATTTTTATACTCCTGCCCCTTTTAATCGGATTATCAATCAGAATTTATGCTGCTCACTTTGCTGATAAAATACTTCCTTTTATTAAGAAAACAGGAGGTTTGTTTTTATTGTTGTGTGCTGCATTAACCACCTGGATTTATTGGCCTGAAATGCTTGCCACGCTTGGGAGTTTTGCCATTGGTGCCTTGTTGCTGTTTCTGATAATTCTTACAGTGCTGTCCTATAAGTTTGGTTTTGGACTGAACCAGGGACAAAGAACCGCCATGTCGTTGGGTATGTGTACCCGCAATATCTCGGCTGCTTTTGTTGCGTACTTCGGCATCACCAATCCCGACCCAGGTGTATTGGTTATTATTGTTCTGCTGATACCAATAACTATAATTGTTGGATTCGCTGCCGCTGGTGTATTTGCAAGACAGGTAGCAGCAGGTTAA
- a CDS encoding nucleoside phosphorylase: MRFPNISGKLNGKAIIEPIGVIEERKKAGLHPSNPVPAGAIICYDSALWKWVSTLPDRTECDGWLKGAYLLKQNNSQILAIKAAGFGAPTAVITLEELIAYGIKKFVNLGTAGGLQKIMNVGDIVVCEQAIRDEGTSHHYLPAEKYAHASEILTAELCRSIEKKGIAFKKGTSWTTDAVYRETIEELHQYRDEGVLTVEMEAAAIFAVGTYRKVSVTSVFAISDLLTEAGWNQGYHSKEKLDGLKQIFEAAMEVLAE, translated from the coding sequence ATGAGATTTCCAAATATTTCAGGAAAATTAAACGGTAAAGCAATAATCGAACCCATAGGGGTGATTGAAGAACGCAAAAAAGCTGGCCTGCACCCTTCAAATCCTGTTCCTGCAGGAGCAATTATTTGTTATGATTCTGCTTTGTGGAAATGGGTAAGTACACTACCTGACCGCACTGAATGCGATGGCTGGCTAAAGGGGGCGTATTTATTGAAGCAAAATAATTCTCAAATTCTTGCCATAAAAGCAGCCGGATTTGGAGCACCAACCGCTGTTATTACGCTTGAAGAGCTGATTGCTTATGGAATCAAAAAATTTGTCAATCTGGGCACGGCGGGTGGATTGCAGAAAATCATGAACGTTGGCGATATTGTGGTTTGCGAACAAGCCATTCGCGACGAAGGCACTTCGCATCATTATTTGCCTGCCGAAAAATACGCCCATGCCAGCGAAATTTTAACTGCTGAATTATGCAGATCCATTGAAAAGAAAGGTATCGCATTTAAAAAAGGTACAAGTTGGACAACCGATGCAGTTTACCGTGAAACCATTGAAGAATTGCATCAATACCGCGATGAAGGAGTGTTAACGGTAGAGATGGAGGCAGCAGCGATTTTTGCAGTAGGTACTTATCGTAAAGTAAGCGTAACGTCAGTTTTTGCAATCAGTGATTTGTTAACTGAGGCAGGATGGAACCAGGGATATCATAGCAAAGAAAAACTAGATGGCCTGAAACAGATTTTCGAAGCTGCAATGGAGGTGCTTGCCGAGTAA